The genomic segment GCGAAGGCCGCCTGATCCCCGAGACGGTTCTCGTGGAGTCCGGCACCGAGACGCGGCGCCGCGCGGATACAATCGTCGCGCTGGCAGCCGTTTTCTCGGCGTTCGACGCGCAGCGCGTGGCGCTGGAACGCGGTGAAGCGCCGACCTTGCCCGCACGCGGCGCACGGCGCGAAGGAAGGCAGGATGCCGCGCAGGGCGGCGAACGCGGCGCGCCGCCGGTCTCACCGGGCTTCGGCTTGCTGCCGCTGGAGCGAGAGCTGCCGATCGTCGGGCCGAAGAGCCGCGTCGTGGCGGGGCTGCTGGGGATCTTTCTCGGCGCGCTGGGCATTCACCGCTTTTACCTCGGTTACACGGGGATCGGCCTGCTGATGCTGCTGATCACGGTGCTCGGCGGCGCGGCGACTTTTGTCTGTATGCCAGGCTCGGGCTGCGGATTCGTCGCCCTCTGGGGGTTCATCGAGGGCGTGCTTTGCCTGTGCGGCTCGATGCGCGACGCGCAAGGACGCGAACTGGCGTAGCCCGAATCAACCACCGATGTCCTTCGGCGCGCCGAATCCGCCCGATGCTTCCAGCGCGGCGATCTCCTCGGGCACCACGTCGATCCATTCTCCCGTGTAGTCCACGCTGATCTGCGCCGTGAACGCAAGGTTGTTCTGGTTCTGACCGCTCAACACGACAAAGAGCGTGCGCGCCACTTTGCCCTCGGTGGTCAACTCGTCGGGATCGAATGCCCCGGTGATCGTCGAGGCCGAGAGCACGGCCCCGGCGCCCTGGTTCTGATTGCCGTTGTTCGTCGCGCCGCCGGCCAGGTCGCCCAAGAAGAAATACTCGTAATCGCTGTTGATCGCCCCCAGGCCGGTCTTGCTCGTATCGGTCGGATTGGTCAATCGCATGCGCCCGAATTGCGGGAACGTGACGACGACCTCATCCGGAAACGCCTCGTCCAGCGAGGCGTTCAGGTCGGCAAGCCCCGCGTTCCACTGGTTGACCAAGGGCGCAAAGGCCGACGGAAAATCGTCCGGGTCCAGCGGCTCAAGTTGCCCCGTGGTCGAATCGGTCTGGGTCTCACCGCCGCCGTTGGCGCTCCAGGTGAACGTGATTCGGATGTCGCCGCGCTGAAGCGCCCAAAGCCCCTCGAGGTCGGACCCGGGCAGAGGACCGCTCGCGGGGAGCGACAGATTGCAGTTCTGGCCGGACATGCCCAAGCAGAACGCGGCACCGAGCACGAGACCGGAAGCAATTCGACCCGATCGGAATTTCATGGTAAACTAGCTCCGAAGCGAGAGTGGGTTGAGGTTTCGGCGAGGTTCGACACCGGATTATATCGGCGTTCAGAATGGCGGCAACGAATCCTCGCGGGACCCTTATCCCGACACGCCCGCTAACTCGGGGTGCTGCACGATCGTCTTGGACGGCCAAGGGGGAGCGTCCGGTTCGTCCAGTTCCTCGGCGCTGCCCGGCGACGCCAGCAGGGCGGCATGGTCTGCGTCCCGCTCGAAGCTTTGGCGCAGGAACGATTCGTTTGCCGTGTTTTCAATCAGCCGCCGAATCAGATAAGCCATGCCTGCTACAAAATCGCCGAAGGGCGCATACACGCGCAGCCGCTGGCCCATGTCCACCAGCGCACGCTTCAGCGGATTGCCCATTCCCGTCAGCATCTGAAACTCCACCGTTCGGGGCG from the Planctomycetia bacterium genome contains:
- a CDS encoding TM2 domain-containing protein, which codes for MALERGEAPTLPARGARREGRQDAAQGGERGAPPVSPGFGLLPLERELPIVGPKSRVVAGLLGIFLGALGIHRFYLGYTGIGLLMLLITVLGGAATFVCMPGSGCGFVALWGFIEGVLCLCGSMRDAQGRELA